Within Lolium rigidum isolate FL_2022 chromosome 5, APGP_CSIRO_Lrig_0.1, whole genome shotgun sequence, the genomic segment TATAATGAATACGTGCAGGGTGACACAAGAGCTGAAAATAAATTACAAGGAGTCGATCCAATCATATGCACTAGGAGTAGCTCTGCGTCTGATCATAgtatggtatcctttgaagaaactgACGTATCGATCATTGTCTCTCTGGTTTCGCTTGAAGATAATAATTTCCATGTGGTGTGAATCAAGAAATTTAGGGTCTGTGTGGTTCCATAAACTTCACCGAGACACCGACCATCAAAAAAATATCATCACAACTGAGCCGAGAATGCGAGAACAGATGATGTTCAAATCCTGGCAACCATCCTGATCAACGCTTGCTACCTACTCTCTCCGTTGACGAATAAGTGTACATTTTCAATTTTTAGAACAAACTTGAACATAAAAGTAGTAACAAATGTGATATCAAATTATTAATTTTCTGGTTCCAAAACTCGGCTGGTCTCATATGGCCGACTAACCAAGGGGGGTCAGTCCAAATAGCCCAAAACCACACGTACGGCACATGTTGCTGATGTTCAGGTGGGCACATTTTCAGTTTTGTGGAGCCACAGGCATAGCGTACCTACACCATACACCAACGGGATATACTCGTACATGACGCGGGACTGTCAGTCTGTCACATACTCACATCGACGCGCCGAAATCGTCTGGCCATTTTCTCCCAACACCTCCATCAAGAGCACTCGAGGTTACTCGCCCGACCACCTGATCTCATGGAGGTAGAAACCCCAGCTCAGACACAGCGCCGCGAGCAGCAGCAACTCACTAGCGGcgacggcgccgctgtcgccgctaAACCACTCCACCGCAACCCCCGCCTGGTCGTCAGCTTCGTCCTCATGGTCGTCGGCTCTGCGTCCAGTCCGCTCCTTCTGCGGGCCTACTTCCTCCACGGAGGCAACCGCAAGTGGTTCTCCAGCTTGCTCCAGACCGCCGGGTGTCCACTGCTGCTCGCTCCGCTCTGCGCCTCCTTTATCTCCCGCCGACGGCGCTCTGCCAACACGCCGGTTTTCCTCATGTCGCCTCGACTCCTGGCCGCGAGCGTCGGTGTTGGCCTCATGACCGGCCTGATCGGGCTTCTCTACGCCTATGGCACGGCTTACCTCCCGGTGTCCACCTCCTCCATCCTCAGCTCCACGCAGCTTGCCTTCACGGCCGTCTTCGCGCTGCTGCTAGTGCGCCAGCGGTTCACGCCCTTCTCCGTCAACGCCGTGGTGCTGCTCAGCGTCGGCGCCGTCATGCTGGGGATGAATGCCGGTGGGGACCGCCCCGCCGGGGTGTCCCTGGCGCAGTACTCCGCGGGGTTCGCCATGATGCTCGGCGCCGCGGCGCTGTACGGGCTCATGATGCCAGTCATTGAGCTCAGCCAGGGGCAGCACGCGGCTCGCACCGGCAGCGCAGTCACGTACACGCTGGTCATGGAGATGCAGGTCGTCATCGGGTTCATAGCCACGGCCTTCAGCACGGTCGGCATGCTCGTCAACAACGATTTCCATGTAAGTCTGTCAACGCGTACGGCTAGTCTCGCTGTTGTTCGGTTCCCTTACCTCGCCCGTGATAGGGGCATATGCGAtgcttatttttttaattttttaaaatatttaacagCTGctgccttcacttttataaataaTCATGGTTTTAATATAACATTAAACTAAAACCACAACAAACTATAAAGCGGATGGAGTATTTAGAGGACGAGTTCGGCAAACGTGGCTGTTAGAAGCGAtcaatgtttctttttttttcctcttGTATTTTCACCTTCAGGAAGTTTGGGAATGGAAGAGTATTTTGATGGAGAGTTCTACATTTAGGCAAAAATGTAGAGATTTACAGGAATATCTGGAGATTATCACATCTAAAACCAGATAAACAAACGGACTAGTATTAGGAATTTTCCAGGGTTTAAGAGATTCCCCTTCGATCATCCGCAAATACAAAACAAGACCTGAAGCAACTACTCTCGGGTCTAATCCATCTCTGCAGGGTTTCCCTAAAAGCAACCATGACATCACGGATCAGCCTTGCAACGTACCACGCTTCTCATTTGGTTTGGATTCTGGGGAGAATGGTGGCCATGGATGTCGATACCCCTGCTGTGGTGCAGCCAAATCTCCCACATCTCCAAAATGAGGAAGGCATGCAAATCTTTGTGGCGCTTCGAGATCGGCAGTGAAAGCACCTTCAACACCTTACCCATAATTTAATTAAGCCAAGTAGATATGATTAATTAGGGAGAGAATGTATGGGTAGGCCAAAAAGTTTTAGCTCTAACAGCTAACCCAAAATTGGCTACCCAAATCACAACCGTGTCACCAGAACAATGGAAACTAGGACGAAAATGTGAAAACTTATCCGGTCCTCAAACTTGGTCGTAGCTGGGGTCCTGCCTCTGGCCGCGACGGGGCACCGACAATATGCCTGTGAATGAGGGTGAGGGCGAAGGTCAGGGGCACCAACGAGATGCCCGTGGATGAGGGGGAGGGTAGCGAGTCAGGGGAGACCACAGAGGCCTCCCTATATATCGACTAGGTCATGCGCTATGCCCGTGACCAAATCAAGGCCAGGAACGCCACGAGGTGGTGGGGCGGCGGTGGAGAGGcacggcgatttgcacaaaaataacccaaaagtgaaagaaaagcacaaactgaccctccggcgaaactatttcactcatctaacccttttgtgtggcgcccctctcatgggcgccacacatgcccatgtggcgcccctgctgccggcgccgcaaacccatccgacgtggctcgGCGACGCTGAGCTGGctagccgatccgacgtggcagaccGTGTGGCGCTGCTCtcgtcggcgccacacattgaaagtgtggcgcccgtggcaagggcgccacacatccacttaagtttcggccgcgcgcgcgcccccagcccgacccagtcttctttctttctcttcttcgctTCAAGAACAGGAGGCGACcgactctctctctcccccctctcccccccaccaaatccaccaccaaatcatcagatctgtccgtggagatcgttcccaactcgttccttgaggtaatcccctccgttccccttcttttcatccattgattttgtgtatttggttgaatgtacatgtgaaaccctagatgtggatttggttgatttgaggatggagatggatttggttggatgttagggttgttcaagtaggagaaatggtagtatgctagtttgtatgggtagattatgttgattatggtaactaatgaacacatgtgtgtatgtgttgttcccattatgctagggggatggaaagaattgttcatgttcatcatgtggataaggatgctttcttgaagggaaacatagagccggacccgaaagaggttgacttggtgtttgaccttagccctagctttgcggaggtggtagcacaagttagggttgagttgaattggaatgagccaaatgatggtgttgagctagagggaaggcataatgtggggtttggaatgcacacccgttggaagacaatacgtatcaactccgagcaacgttggtccgtttacaaggagacggtggccgggtcacaagataaggctttggagttgttcgcaaccaagacggttgatgctcgtatcgagcttgaccttaactggccctcctcccccgttcgagagaggagtccaccacccatgagccaagaagaagccacccaatctcccattgtccgatctcccattgcccaacaacctccgttggataatgagtatgacgagcatgacgatggtgatgattgtttcgagatgaatggcaacaatgtcggtgatttggataaatattggatgcaagaggagatggaccactccatttcttattcccgatgctatgcgtcggactcggatgatgatggacccgaagaggaggttgacgaggatggcttgacggctaaggaagccgaaagagccgagatcttcaagaaggtaaccggacgggatatccgggtaccattgttccgtgatgttagtcttgcggatggagccgtggttgatggtggcaaaagtttacttcttggagctaggtcaatatccaagagagatgtggaagCTAGGACgtctatgatctctaaagggctcacgtttgataccttcttggaattgaagatatggttgaaggagttctccataTATGGTTGAAGATATGGTTGGAAGACAGCAGAGATTGAAGCGTGACGACGAGGCGTATTGAGCGATGGCTTGGACCTCAAATCGGCCTGAAACGACCACACGTGGGCTGGAAGAAGGGTGGTGGGGTCTTGGGGGAGGTACGGGAAATCGGCCATGGTGTCAAGGTGGCCGTAGCAATAATAGTGAGCGGCGTAGCAGTCAGGCAGGAGGAAATATTTGCTTGATGGCTGgatgcacaccgctccacctcttaACTCCACCgtacagcagctgctccaaaaacaatGCCCCCAGAAGTAGCTAGAGTGAAGTGTAAGGAAACCGCAATGatggcgccttcaagaaggaaatggTGTGTAAACACCACCATTGCCCGCCATGACCGGAGtcagagcacggttttcaccgacggCTCCACCAACCCAGCTCTTCACAGGGGATAGATGTGGGATCGGGAGACCCGCCACACCCAGTCAGCTGATCACCTCCGGCGGAAGAGTAGGCCACCGCAGACCACTAACTCTTAACATCGGAGCATACACCTACAACGTGATAGAGAAGAATGCCACCCGAGAGGGAGGGAGATAGAAAACTCGCCGGCCACTGCTGATCTTAACCACGCTGCCAAGGACATCGGATCAGCCGAAATCGAggtcgcccccgccgccgcgaTTGCTTCACCAAACGCCACCCAACCGCCACCAACCACATATGCTCCCGATTTTTCAATTTCGTTTTAAATACactttcaaaatgttgaaaaacTTGGACATAAAATTTAATGGGTACATCTCAAAAttatacacgctcacaaagtcgttcaaCGAAAACCGACAACTTTAGTGTCATGTGTCAAGAAAGACAATTTTTAGTTTAAAAAAAGGTTGTCTGCATGattgtttttctctttttcacacaagtcacagAAAATGTCGATTTTAGGAAATATTTAATATGCGCACGTAGAACATTGGTACGTAAGCGTGAAAAATTTCGTTCAAATTTTTTTTACATTTCGAATTATATTTTCCGGTGGCAAGAATATATGCttccatgtgccgaattgaatttatTTACATATATAAAAGCTGCAAGCTTTTGCTTGCACCAGAGCACTTGGTGCATTGTTCACGTTGATGAATAATTACCACGTGAATAGTACCattttttacattttaaaatcttttttattttgaattgaacagtAATATCTTATTGGAGCATATCTTATCCACGTTACCGCGGTAATTCTATTTTGTCGCGTTAGCTATACAGGTGCTATCTATTTTCTCGTGTTAACGTGGATAAATAGTGACCACATGAACAGTTCCactatttttctgttttgttttgattCTTGTAGATttataatttcaacaataatttTGTACTGGAGCATAATTCCTTAATGGTAATTCTTTGTTGTCGTGTCAATTATCTTGCAGTAGTTTTTCGCGAGGCATTATCTACTTTTTTGCGTTAATTATTTCACAGTAGTATTATGTTGGATGCTTTGGAAATCAAAATACTCACCATCCGTCGCCTCTTTTAGTCAACGAAAATACTAGTACTACATTCTTTCAGGCATTAAAAAAAAACTTGCTCTGTAGTACATCGCATCATTCAAACGTGTGTGTTGTCCTTGCTCCAGGTACTGCAGCTACGGTGTAGTACTACTGGCATATTGCCCTCTTTTCCCATTGCCATATATTCATCCGATGTTTTTTGTCTATGATATCCTCTTTTTTACCGTTTCATGTTTACCGATTCCCTATTTTCTGATTCCTTTGCTTTGATCATCGAAAATATAACTTCTAATAGCAAAGAATATCTTTATGATATTTCAAACAGGCGATTTATACTTTTATCCTTCATGTATTTTCTCGGTACATGAGTTTGACCCTTCCACATCTGCTTCTTCTTCCCGCAGTTGAGATTCATATTAAGAAAAATTATCTCGCATGTGCTTTACTTCTTCCAGCGATACCTATGGGCACCGGAAAAAATCTGAACCATGGCGCTACAATATGACTTCACGTTTTTTGATCAATTCTTCCACACGGATAATTAGTACTTCTACAATGCTATAACAAACAATCTAACACCCAAAGGCGTGGCGTGCCGCCGCGTAAAAGTTTCTGGTTTCTATAAAAGACGGGCCAAGTGccttttctctaaaaaaaaaggaCGCTACAAACCAATTCTCACATACTACCAGGTCTAGTGACAATATTCTCGCAAAAAAAGGTCTAGTGACAATAAAATACCATAAAGAAACAACTGCCACACATGCGCGGTCCGGCAAATATAGATCGAACTCCAGGGAAAATGCTAGCTGTGTAGCTGATATCATGATTCGTGGAATATGATCGGGTACCTCCGCGATCCGCGCATAGCGCCGTTGCATATACAGTGATTTTTCTGTATCCAAGTTGATACGTACTGTATGTTTTAGGATTTTCGATGAGGTTGCAAGAAATTAAGAGGGAAGTAATAACAAAACTGAGTTTAACTCTTGAATTACGTATAAACTAGAGAGAAATGCACATACAGCGTCCACGCTATCTACTGTCCATGCATATACCATGGATTTCTATGTTTTACTTAAATATTTACAGTTGGAAGGTATTTCTTCTgccattttgcatgcatgtagtacTATGCCGAACACATGAATAGCACTCTCTCGCATCCATTAGTACATCCATTACTTTTTTAATCCTTAGATTTAAAAGGGCCATATATGTTGAAATAATCATCAAATTAATAATATGTTTAAATCTGTGTATTTATTTCAACGATATTTTTTAACTAGGCCTAAAAGAatgtttgttttgaatttttttgaaacctGACTTTCGAAAAACAATGAAACCTCATGATGGGGATTTTGAAACCCAATGAATCAACACTAAAAAGTTGATGTTTCCATTATTATTTGAACTCGAAATTTGATGTTTTGTTTCATCAATATGTTTCATTGTTTTATATCAAAGGAAATTTCCAAATATTTTTGAACTATGGTGAACGAAGTTTGAAACAGTGAAACAAACTGTTTCAACAAAAAAAACTCACCACATGTTATAAAATTTTAGTACTAATTTTCATCAAATCTCAAAATTCTATTTTAAAATATTATTAAAATACAGTCAATATTAGACTTATTTCTAAGATCTCTTCACTAGGAACGCTAATACTCAGACGGTTTTCAAATTGGGCTTCTGGTTCAAAGCAACATAAGTTTGACATTTTAGAGCTAGTGTGGAAGACAGAAGTCGGCTGCACATTATATTAAATAAAGTGTAGAGGAGAGAGCATGTTATATAGCGTGCATGGTTTATTTGTCAAAAGCACAAGCTAGAGGCTTAAGCGAACTAAGAATACATTAGGAAAGCTACGCATCTGAATTTTGGGTTTATCTGTATGTTGAAATAAGTCCCTGAGTCAAAGATTTATTTGGACATGTTGTGTAGTTAGTCTTCCCGTGATACCTTGTCGGCCAACAAACGTGACTTCAATTGGTAGATATTAAAAAAATTGTCTAAACATATATTTTGATTTAATGAGAGAACAACCAAAATGCAGGCAATCCCAGGCGAAGCCCAGGAGTTCGGGCTCGGCAAGGCTGGCTATTACTTGCTGTTGGCAGGCACCGCTGTCATGTACCAGTTGTTCTTACTTGGTACGATAGGCACAGTGTTCTACGGCTCGGCGCTGCTCGCCGGCGTCATCCTGACCGTTCTCATCCCGATCACCGGGGTGCTCGCCGTTCTCTTCTTCCACGAGTCGTTCAATGGCACCAAAGGTGTCTCCCTAGCCCTCGCGGTCTGGGGATTCGTCTCCTACTTCTATGGAGAGATCCATAGCCATGCGCAACAGTCCAACAGACCTCCACATATAGGGCAGTTGGATCTTTAAATATTCATCTATATTCATTGTGGTTTTCGTCCTCTAGTTGTTGGGTAGTCCACTTCAGCAATGACAAGTTTGCTGTGTTGCTGGGTGAAAATGAATAATCGAAAGAGCAAGGTGTGCGTATGTGTTTGGCAGTTTGGGGTGAGGATGGAAAGATTAGAATGGAAACCTTTTGAACCCTAAAGTTTTGTCTTATTTCCAACTTAAATGTTTGGGTGTGCATGTCCGAAGTATTTTTGTCTCTGACATTGATTTCCTCAACACTAAAGTGATAAAAGTCTAGCTAGCTGGCAGCAAGTGTCTATTTGTTGGCTGCCAGTGTTTACTGATGCTTGTTTAAGCAATGTCCTGCCATACGTGATGAGGTTTTATCTTCTTATAGATTGCTATCACTATAAAATTTGCATGCATGTCTCAAACTAATATTTGATTGGGAAGATCCAGGAAAAATCGTGATCTCCACACCTACCCTCTATATTCTAAAATAGGAGTCTATAATGTTTTGATAAAGTTAATCTTCTCAAAATTGAATCAACTATATAGAAAAATGTTAATATTTAAAATTCtaaattaatatttttagaacATACTAGCAGCGGGTTCCAACTTTTTCTTAAATTGCAAACAAGCATGCTGGCAGCCAATGGCGTAGCCACATAGGGAGttgtgtggtcaattgaccacacagaTTTTTGCCAAATCATTTATATGTTGGTATAAattattgaaaatatatttaaaataataaaaatacatATATTTGATATCATAGACTTAAAATAATAACATAGATATCAAGTTCTAGCTCCACCACTGAGTGGCAGCGGGCCGAACTAGCCTGCAAGACTAATAATTTATTGGCAACGTGCCAGATGCACATACGACTAGTACCTGGCCTACTTATCGTGTACCGGGTATGCACGCGACAAGTACTACTGGTGCGGTACCAGCCACGGACTGGTAGTCAAAATCTACAAGTCCAAACGCGACTGGTAAGCCACTAGTGCACTAAGCTCAATCTAACATACATCATTAGTCTAATCCCCATTCTAGTGTGCACTTACTATTTTATGTTGACTGATTGTACTCCACCTGCGCCGAGCTACCAATTAATTTGGATACCCTCCACACGATCCATGCCTTCGTTCGCAAAACTTCCGCGATGGCCCCACTGCAACAAGGTCCAGCCAAACCGCTCTTCCCCTGACGGCGTCGCTGCCTTTGCGCACTACccttccttagagcatctccagccgcgtctcccaaagcgtcccccaaagggatttggggcgcgtcgaACAAAAAatacgttccagccgcgtcccctaaagcccatttttgtccagcgcggcccgatacggtgtccggcgccccgagcccgtccccgtcccacaggggaagcaccggggacgtcggacacaacgaaaagcgaggcggggagtggcggggccgactcgtcagcggctcagtgaaaaatcgtctcccactcccgccaaatcccgcccctcccgccatatcgcgcctatcccgccgcgcatttctggtaTCCCCCGCCGCCAATTCATTtctcctttccccgccgccgattcatttctcctttccccgccgattcgtttctccctcccgccgtccacccgccgccgctaccttctccccattccatgacGCCGCCGGTAGCCCCCAagaagatggccaagaaagcggccaagaagccgtcgggcaatgcgacgaaaggggcgaaagcgtcgttcgcgaagccgcggaaggcaccGGCCCCGAAGAAGAGGCCGGAAGGATtgaccgatgatcagtggcatgaagactgtctgcgccggaagatgtcgACAGCGGAGCGGAAagggcggagggcggcggagcaggaga encodes:
- the LOC124653750 gene encoding purine permease 3-like, which gives rise to MEVETPAQTQRREQQQLTSGDGAAVAAKPLHRNPRLVVSFVLMVVGSASSPLLLRAYFLHGGNRKWFSSLLQTAGCPLLLAPLCASFISRRRRSANTPVFLMSPRLLAASVGVGLMTGLIGLLYAYGTAYLPVSTSSILSSTQLAFTAVFALLLVRQRFTPFSVNAVVLLSVGAVMLGMNAGGDRPAGVSLAQYSAGFAMMLGAAALYGLMMPVIELSQGQHAARTGSAVTYTLVMEMQVVIGFIATAFSTVGMLVNNDFHAIPGEAQEFGLGKAGYYLLLAGTAVMYQLFLLGTIGTVFYGSALLAGVILTVLIPITGVLAVLFFHESFNGTKGVSLALAVWGFVSYFYGEIHSHAQQSNRPPHIGQLDL